From the Camelus bactrianus isolate YW-2024 breed Bactrian camel chromosome 4, ASM4877302v1, whole genome shotgun sequence genome, the window TAAATGTTGTTCACTgtccatttgttgaagagattttTCTTACCCCACTGAATTGCACTGGCCCACGTGCTAAGAATAATTTAACAGTGCATTTCGAGGCTATTTCTCAATTGgcattaatcttatttttttagtggtatttcttgggggaggtaattcggtttatttattcttgttttctctgtttttattactgGAGGCACCGGTAACAAGCCCAGGACtcgcgctccaccactgagctgtgccctccctttGCAATCTGTCTGTTCCTCTATCTTTTTGGCCAATTCCAGTCTTGAAGCCCCTGGAATCCTCCTATTTTGTTCTTTACCTTCAACATTATTTTGTCTGTTATTTGTCATTTGCCCTTgcagatggatttttaaaatcatcttgttAGTTcatacgcacacacacgcacacatgcacgcgCGCACTTGCTGGCATTCTGACTGATTGAACTGACTCTCTAGCTGAACTTGGGCAGGAATGACATCGTAACTATACTGGGTCTTCCAGACCATGAACACGATACACCTCTCCTTTAATTTAgatcttttgaaatttttcttagcAATGCTCTGCAGTTTTCATTAGTGAGAACTTACACATCATTCATTAAGTTTATTCTGAggtattttatgttttgtgaTACTATTGTAATAGTATTTTGAAAGTTTCTGACTTTCTGAGGACAGTCCTGAGCTCAGGGCCCAGGAGAGGGAATGGGGTGTTGTGGAAATGTAAAGGGCACCACCTGTGCCCGCCCACCCAGGACCCCCTGAGGTGCTCCTGCGTGGCCAGCACGTCCACTGAGAATTCTGTCGACTGAAAAACTACCAGTGAACATGTTCCTGGGTTCTGCGTGGCATCAGCCAGGTCTTTTCTGGTAGACAAACCCCAGAAGAACAGAAGGAAGACCTACACGCCCCAGATATTACTGCAACGTGAGTGTGTCTGGCACCGGGACCAGAAGGTGCCACCCAGACCACGCCCGCCCTTCTACAGCCCATCCTGTGGTCCCCGGGGATGGCGGCGAGGGCGGGGGGGCCTGGGGCCGGGGGCAGGGAGGTGCTGACTGAGACCCCGCCAGGGAGGACTTCTGGGGGTGACAGAAATGTTGTCTATTTTGATTATGGTGTTAGGTACAGGGGCATAAACATCTGTCCATACGTATCACGCTCTAAATGGCTGCACTTTATTGTGTGTAAATTATGCCacaataaagttgatttttagGAATATGAATGATAAACCTAACGATTTTCTTTGCACCTcgattaaaatgaaaagaagccaCGCCCCCAGAGACACCCCGGGAGCACTTGAGGAGTACTTTATGGACAAAATGACCTTGAGAATTCCAAGTCCTGGGTTACTTATTACTTTGCTCCGAGATAAGGGAGCCGGAGGCTGGCTGCGGGGAACCAGGAGCCGGAGGCCGAGGGCAGAGGGCTGACTTCCAGCTGCCCGCGGCCTGCTCTGGCCGCCGGCGGGGGCTGAGGTGTCCTGGGGTGCATCCCGGCCAGCAGAGCACAGGCTGCTGTCTAATTTCCTGGTGGCTGCCTCACCTGCAGCGCCACATCTACGTGGAGGGCACACCTGGGGCGCAACAGTGTCCCTGACAGGACAGGCCCCTCCACCTGCTTCTCCGGGGGGCTGTGCAGGGCTGGCAGGCCAGGCCTGGGAGGTGAATCCCAGCGCACCCGGGGCCGGCTCTCAGAGGCACTCAGGACTACTTCCATGTTTCATTCTGTTCAGTCCGTTGTCAGACAGTTTAATTCTTAGAAAGTTCTTCAGTACAGACCTCCAAAGTTAGGGTGTCGCATATATGCCCTCTGGGAAGGACAGGTGGAGCCCAGCACGCAGCCAGCAATGTCGGACAGAACAGGCTGGATGTCGATGTCACCTGGGAGAGCACAGACCACCCCCAAATCTGCAGCTCTTCTTCCTCTAGCGCCCCATTTTAGGACTgaataaagactacatttcccagctttccTTGCAGCGAGGTTATGTGACTAAGTTCTCATCAATGGGGTGCAAGCAGATTTGGCAAAAGTGACTTCTAGGAAGTGTCCTGGAGGGAGGGGGGCCAGGCCCTACCCTAGttcactcctcctcctccacctcctcctcactGTTGGCTGGAATGTAGATTTGATGGCTGGACATGAGCTGCCATTTTGAGCCATGTGAATGAAAGGTCCACCTACCAGAACAACAGCCTGTATTCTAAAGGCACATGCCAGCCCTAGGACCACCTATTCCAATTTCACTGATGAGAAACATACTGTCTTGTGTACATGGCTGCTGTTTTGAATTTTGTCATACCTCTTTGGAAAGTTTATGGGACATTTTGGGCTTGGTTCCCTTGGGGGTTCTTGTCCATAGAGTACCAATGAGGAGGCCCAGAGACCGGCAGAGGTGGATTTTACCCACTGGAGGAGAAGTGTACTGAAAGTACACCTGGTTTCCAGGCTCCATCTCTGAGTTAGGCAGGAGTTCAAGCAGAGAGAGAAGTACTTTCCTTGCTTACGCCCGGCACAGCCACTTCCTTTGACTGGGATACAGTGAGAGGAGGTGGTTGGAAGACTCTGCAGTTCCAGTGCCACCTGATCATCAGAGCCTTGTCCACCACCGGCCCCCTGTGCTGAGGCTCCAGGCTCTGTGGGAGGACCTGGTAGCACTCCATGACTGGTCCTGATGGTTCTGAGGGATGTGGTCTGTGTCTTGAAGGGAGATGTGGTGGCCATAGCCACAGGGCTGTGACAGAGCCCATGTGCTGCTGACCGTCCACTCTGTGGCCCTTGGGCCCTGGGGCCCTGGAACATCCTCCCTTCCTCATTTGACCAAATGGGAGAACAGCACAGCATGGCCAATTGCTTCATGAGGCCCATGATGGGGTCACTTCCCCAGGCCCTGGTGCGGGCTCCTTCCGGGGATGGCAGAAGCCAGGAGCCACTGTGGGGCtgtaaaacaaagaatgttgcccaccACCCGCTCTCCAAGGATCCGGTCACTAACcactgcagccgctgacctccagtgcaccctgaaaggaattcaggagcAAGAACaggatgaggcactctgtgctttggGAAAACAGGCCCCTTAGAGAGTTAgatatatttcaggaaaaaattttataacccaattcttgcatctttctacacttagaaaagcactacaGTCATTAACGGAGATCCATGCTTCTTATGACTGGCAGTAACCTCCTACTGAGATGTGCGCTGGGTGGGCGGATTCCACCACCAAAACCACATCCATACCAGccgctccccacctccccaccgcCCCTTCCCAGCAGTCCTTCAGAGCTACCCAGAGGCTGTCTGCTGGGCTGCAGTTCTCAGAGAGGCGCTGAATGAAACTCAGCTCATGCCTCCCGCGGTGGCGCAGTTTTAGAATTTCCGCCAACAGGGTCAGCacacctgcctcctcctcagaATCGCTGACCACGCCGCTGGCCCTACCCCAGCGCCCTCCCTGCCAGCAGCCCTTCCACGACGTGCCCCCAGGTTCTGGTCCCACCACCCCTCGAAACCGCACGGATTGCCAGTGTCCCACCTTCAGCAACGACTGCTAGGCTTTCCCCAGGGGTCTCCTAAGTGACCCTGGGCTCTTCTTAGCCTTTCCAGAGCTTTCCCCCAACTCAATTCTGTCTTCACACAAAGTAAAGCCAGCCCGCGAGGCTGCAGCCCCAGCTCTTCGCTCAGAGCTGGCCTCGCTGGCCCCAAGCGCCCCCATTGGAACCGCCTTCGGCTCCCTAGCCCCAACCCTTCGCGCTCCCATCCCCGGagcccctggccctggccccgcGGCCACCCTGCGAAGTGCCCTGGCCAACTTTCTGGCCAACTTTCGGGAGACGAAAGTGGGCCCTGAGCAGCGGGGAGCGGGGTCCAGGCCTGCGAGGGTGGTGTGTGGCGGCGCGACCACTCCGGCCGGGCGTCCGCGGCAGGCGGAGGGGCGCCCACGCGCGGCGAAGAGCGGGGTGGGGGATCGCTCTGCCTCAGACCCCGGGTCCCTGGGAGCAGTGCCCGCCGCGGCCGCAGGGCGGCAGCACAGCCTGGTCCGCCCGGTCCTGGGCAGGCACCCCAACCCGGGTCCGAGCCTTGCATCCAAAATCCCGCCACCCGCTGCGGACGCTGCTCGCTGGCCCCACTCGCTCCAGGCGGGGGGCGTCCCGGGCCCCAAGAGCCAGGTTTCGGGCCCGTTGCCCCATCCCTCGTCACCCCTCGGACGTCAGGTGGGCGGCGGTCAGGGTCCCCATGTCCCGCTCGGGCCGcctccgcccctccccccgcTCGCCGAGGTCTCGGGTCGTCAGGCGCCgccttggggaggggaggggggagcctTCCTCTCCGGCGTCCAACCACCCAGGCCTGGAGGCGGCGGGGGTTCCGACAGTCAGTCTCGGCTCAGGCCTCTCACCCACGCGGGGCGCACGGGAGCCCCACGCGCAGCAGCGTCTGGTGAGCGCGGGAGTGGGGGGCCTCCAGAGCGAGCCGCCCTCCCCAGGCCACGACCTCAGAACAGAGATGACAGCTGGTCTCTACCCTTCGCATCCTACGCTCAGCTAGTGGGTGCGCTGGGcgctgggcaggggaggcagggctggctcctGCGCACCCACCGCACCCTGCGCTCTTCCCCACCGCCCTCGAGTGGCCCTCGCTGGTTCTGAATGCGAAGATCCGGCCTCTGGAGCGCTTGCCTCCGCCCTTGGCCAGGCCCCCACTAACCAGCTCCCTCCTCTGCCGGTGCGGGTTCCCCTAACGGTGCCCCCACCGCGTTCCTCCCCCCCAGACGCCCCGCTAGCCGCTCCCCGCCTTCCCCGCTACCCCCGTCCTCATTAGCATAGCAGCTGCTCGCCGAGCGGGGACCCGCGCGCAGGAAAGGGCAGAGGCCTCGGGAATGAATGGGGGCCGCGGCTTTGGAGGGGGCGAGAGAAGAAAGACCGACAGACGGACGCGCGGAGGGACGGTCCGACGTACAGCCGAGCAGAAGAATGCGCCCGGCTGAGGGGAGGGAAGTGTTGGGGGCGAACCGGGAGCCTAGGCCGGCAGAGGCGGAGTGGTGGGGGAGGGCGGCCTTCCGAGACCCCGAAGCCCCGGGAGGGGCTGCTCTGGAGGTCTCCGGAGGAGCCGTCGCGGCAGTTCCCAGACATCCCGAGGCCCCTATGGCCCGCGCCCTTACGCCAAAGCCTCAGGCTTTGTTTCCCGGCTGCCCCCGGCGCCAGGCCCCCTTTCCTGTCCTTCAAGGCCCAGGCGGACGCCGGCCTCCCCTCCGCAGCCTCCACTGCGGCATCAGGAGGGTCTTGGCCTCCCTGAGGCCCTGTGCCTGTGTGCACTCGGGTCTGTGCCGCCCAGCGCTTAGCAGCAAGGCCTTTGAGAGACAGAGCCCAGAGGGCAGCCCCCTTTCCTGTCCACCTCCTAACCTGTCTCTTTGGCCCTCGGTTCCTAGTTCTGGCCTCAAAATCCTGCCCTCCCTCTATCCGGCTCTGTCCTGGCCCCAGTGCTGCTGACTCGTCACATCGCTCTTTCTGGCTGACCGTTCTCCTGCATTTCCTGGTCTCTCTCTAGCATCCCTTCCAGCAGTAAACACTGCTTGCGTCCAGCCGAGGTCAGGTCAGAGagatggacagttggacaggagCGTCCAGCACTCTGGGCTGGGGGAGTGGAgtcagccctgtccctgctcatTTGCTCTGTCACCTTTCTCTGTGGCTGCCACTCCAGGGGTTCCCAgtggcccagcccctgcctgccaGACCCGTCCACCCCTGATCTCCTTGGTGCCCCTAGGACCCTCACCTGGCCTCTTACAGACACCTGCAGATCCTGGAAGCTAGGCAGAGCCAGTCAACTGCGCCTTCTCTTTCACCCTGGCCACAGAGAGGCTTGAAAAGATGTTCCAAACCCTGTACGCCTGCCTGAGGAGGGGTGGCAGGGACTCCCAGGTGACAGCATTGGCCAACTTGCCACAGTGAGCGCCAACTCCTGTTTGCTGAGCCCCGAGGTCCTGGAGTCAGAAGGAGCCTGCATCCTCCACTCATTTGTCTGTAGCTTTGACCCCACACGGGAAGGACACCCATGGTTTTAGTGTCTGCTGCCTAGGGCCCTGAGTGGCACCTGGAGTCCCTCACTGCCAGCCACCAGCTGGGGGCCCAGGCGAGGGGAGCAGTCTGTGCACAGAACAGCACCTGGGTAGAAGGGCAGCAGAACCCCACCAGGGCTCCCCTGCAAGCTGTGGGGCTGAGCCGGGCCTGGCTTTCTTTTGGGCCAGGGGAGAAAATTGTCTGTGAGCAGCACAAAGCCTTTCTGAGTCAAATGTGTTTTCCGTAAGAGAGGACTTCAGGAGACTGAGTCTCATGTAGTGGCAGCCACATGCCAAGGCAgcggcctcagtgtcctcactcCACAGACTGACTGAGAATTTTAAGGGACAGCAACTGGCTGGGACACAGCAAACAACCCCCACCTCAGGTAACACCAAGAACAAGAGCTGCCTGGATTCTTGAGCaggcttcctccctctcctgtggTGAGTGTCCTGGTTGGGAAGTGGAGGCATGGTCCCGCACGCCCCCGTGGCCCAGCTGGTGCCCAGGCCTGACTTCACTCCCCATCTCCGGATGCCCCAACCTCCAAGTTCTTGCAGCAACTCTCCCTTCGGGACCAGGCACCCCCAGCACCCTCAGCCCACTCCCCTGAAGGCTCAGGGCAGGCCTTCCTACTTGGCCTGACAGTCCCCGGTGGAGCGTCCCCTGGGGGCTCATTTGTATCAAATATTCCACTCACCAATGTGCCAAGGGCAGAGCTGGCCCCAGTCTAGTGGGCCGGCTGGGGAGCCAGTAGACGCCAGTTTAACCAAATGAAAATACGCATGGAAAACCCTGAGGGCAGAACAGAACAGGAGATGCAAAGAATGCAGGAAGGGCGTCTCTGGGACAAAATGTAGCTGCACCACCTCCTGAGGGGAAGCCGACACCCTCAGGCATCTTGCAGGGGGTCTGAAAGCGGTACAAGATGTTACCTGGTACAGTGAAAACTTCCTCAACTCACTGGCTCTCCCAGTCTCCTCTGGGCAGGCCACGCTCGTTGGGGTGGGCATCCTCCCCTGCAACCCCTCCTGTGCCCGACTCAGGCTTGGGCTCAGAGGCCCTGCACTGTGGTCTGTGCTGGGGGCGACTGCCCAGGCCCGTGCAGGCCTCCTGCTCTCTAGGCACCACcagaggctggagcagagggaggagccTTTTGCTTTTACTCATCAGAAGTGAGCAACTCCGATGTTCCCACAATTTAAAAGATGCCCTTTCTGTGCAGCAGGTGGTCCAGCATAAACCCAAAgcagctggggggggggtgcagggagACAAGAAGGGCCTGACCCCTTCACTAAGACCACTGGCACCTCAGGccggctggggggtggggtggggaagagcgTCAAGCAGAACTTTCCACGCAGAGGCCTCAGCTGCTTTGCCAGGGAGCAGAGGAAACGGTTCTGGACTTTCTCGGGTGCCCACTCCCACGGCTGGAAGAAGGTGGGCGGGCCCTCAGTCCGGTGCGAGACCGGCTGGGGGTCTTCGAGCTGAGGCTGAGCCAGCTTCCCAGGCTCGGTCTTCAGGTGGAAACAAGCCAAGCACTGCGCAGCCATCACTGGCAAACAGCACGTTGCAGCCTGACCCTCTTCCCGGTGCCAAGCCCAAGAAGAAcccacaaactttctttttttaatataaaaagatcaatgaaaaatttatttataaatttttcacGCTGGGCTACAAGTCTATATCGTACACTCAGGACTGTGCTGCAGACTTCATCCAGTTCGACGTAATCGTACTGGGACCCATACACAGCTTCCATGTGAGCCTAGAAAGTCTTAACATtaattaacataattaaaaaGGTATTTGCATCtagaaaaaatatacagaaaaactcCTTCTGGAGtagtctgtgcctcagtttcaatGTCTGCTTGTTTCACTGACATTATCAACATATTCTCCTCACACAGTTTTATAAAAAGCCACAGATGACTGCCCAAATCTGACCAGCCACGCACAAAGGGCCTCCACCCACCTGTGTCCTCAAGTGCTCCCCATTTTTGCACGAAGGGTCAGCAGCACTTCTACCCAGGGGAAGCCtcatttaaatttgaataatTCAGCCTCCCTTTTATTTCTCAGGATCAAAACAACAAGGGGTGTGGGGTTGCATAGAAAATTGGAACCTCGGAGACCAGGAAGGGCGCCTTTCGGGACAGAAAGTGACGCAGAAGCACCGCCTCCATCCCAGGTCCCCGCGTAGCCCCTCCCGGCGGCCCCTCCCCTGTGGCAGGATTTTCGGATTCGAACCGGGTGCTCCAAGCCCCGGGCGGCTGAAGAGGGGCAAAGCGGCCCTTCAGCTCACTCAGCAATTAGCACAAGAGATTCACAGTCTTATaggtattttataaaaatataaatatgggtAAAGTTGCCTTCACAACGCTGGATACAACGCCCTTTAAAATTGGGTTTATAACCAAGATTCGAAATACACCTGAAACTtggcttaaaatatgttaatattttatattctgtcaTAAATGTTATGACAGTTAATCGTGGCAAttccatttactttttttaaaaaagtgtgcaACCGACTGTTAACTATAATAGAACTCACTAGAAAAGGTCTgattcccaccccccaccacccccccACCGCCCCGTCACCGCCACACCCGAGCACCCAGGCTCCCGCGGAAGCTTTACAAAACGGCAGGCTTGGGGGATGGTGACCTCTCACCGGAGAAAGGGGCGGGAGGCCCGGGGCTTCCAAAACTCACgcggatttgtgtgtgtgtgagagagaaaaggggggaggggagggagaggggggagCGGAGGGGGCGAGAAGCCGGAGGGTGGGAGCAGCACAGGGAAACCGTCAGGCTGGGCGGTATTTTCAGTGCAACCAAGAAATAACAGACTCAAGTTTTTAGTTTTAGgactaggggggaaaaaaacacccaAACTGCATCTTCCGCCCAGAATATTGACCACGCACAGTATTttccaaacaaaaaaatcaggcGCACTAGTTTCACCCACAAATACGCACACACGTGATAAATAGTTTAGAAACCCGGGAACAGCAGAGCCTCTCTGCCGCCGCGCGTCGGCCACGGGTCCTTCCACCTTCAGGAGAAAACATTTCGAGCGGAGGATCCGGTGTCTCGGGATTCCGAACTTGCTGGTCGCGAGACTCAGATTTCAAAGGGGCTGGAGcccgcgccccgcccccacccgcacggcggcggcgggcggggccgtGGGAAGCGCTCCGGCCGGTCCCGGGCGGCCGCGGGGGGCGCCGACCCCGGGCCGCGGGCGGGTGCGGCGCGGCCCCGGTGGGCGCCGACGTGCGCGCCGGACTCTTGATGGCTGCGGGCGCCGAGGGCCGGGCGCACACCGAGGTAGTTGGCGGGAAGGTACAGCAGGGAGGACACGTGGGGGGCCCCGCATGCGGGTCGGGGTCCGAGCCGGCATCACCGGCTGCTGCCCGCGTACTTGGCCTTGGTGATGAGATAGAGCACGATGTCCTGGTGGCCGCCGAAAGCGGCGATGTGCAGCGCGCTCCAGCCGTCGCGGTTGGCCAAGCGGATGTCGGCGCCGAACTTGACCAGCAGCTTCACGAGCTCCAGGTTACCATCGATGACCGACTGGTGCAGCGCCGTCTGGCCCTCGGGCCCGAACGAGTTCACATTGAACTCGCAGTTGGTCATGTTCTGCAGCAGCGACTGCAGCTCCTGCGTGTTGCCTTTACGCACAGCCTCCTGGAAGATGCGCTGCGTCTGCGGCGCCGAGCAGGTGGACAGCTCGGCCTGGCTCATGCTGCCGCCGGGCGCAGGCCGCAGGCCGGGTCGGGGCTCAGCTCGTGTAGCGGCTGCAGCACGGGCCCCCAGCTGCCTCCAGGCGCACCTCGGTGCATGGAGGGCGCGGCGCCCCCGGGCCCCGCACGCCGCCCCTGGGCGCTCCAGGCgctgggggccgggggccgcCGCCGCGGGACCCCCGCCACATCCAGCTGCGCCCGGCGGGCGGGCGACGGGGGCAGGAGCTGCGCTCGCGGGGCCGGCCGGGCCCGGGCGGCGGCGCCGCGCTCTCCCGGTCCTTGCTCGCTCGGACTGCGGCTCCCACGC encodes:
- the NRARP gene encoding notch-regulated ankyrin repeat-containing protein, translated to MSQAELSTCSAPQTQRIFQEAVRKGNTQELQSLLQNMTNCEFNVNSFGPEGQTALHQSVIDGNLELVKLLVKFGADIRLANRDGWSALHIAAFGGHQDIVLYLITKAKYAGSSR